Proteins encoded by one window of Streptomyces sp. LX-29:
- a CDS encoding DMT family transporter — MSTATAPGTTAAPASPSSASSTSLAAPVPPVAPTPGRRPRLDWRIRFGVLALIWGFSFLFIKVGTEAFAPLYVTLGRMVFGTAVLAVVLVVKRERLPRGARTWAHLAVAAFFLNALPFSLFAYAELTISSTLAGICNATSPLWGMVLAVVAVSDDRPTRRRVAGLGLGFVGVLIVLGAWQGFSGQDPAGTVMALVASLSYAVGWLYVRRTLTGTGDSNLAMSGAQLTLGTAQLAVVAPLFAPEPDSFPLLPLLSVVALGALGTGLAFLLQYGLVAEVGPTTALMVTYFIPVIATAAGVALLGEHLSWNTPVGALIVLAGAALTQTRPRSKAPRAATETA, encoded by the coding sequence ATGAGCACCGCGACCGCCCCTGGGACCACAGCAGCCCCCGCCTCCCCCTCTTCCGCCTCCTCCACCTCCCTCGCGGCTCCGGTCCCTCCGGTCGCTCCCACTCCCGGGCGCCGCCCCCGCCTCGACTGGCGGATCCGCTTCGGTGTGCTCGCCCTGATCTGGGGATTCAGCTTTCTGTTCATCAAGGTGGGCACCGAGGCGTTCGCGCCGCTGTACGTGACGCTGGGGCGGATGGTGTTCGGCACCGCCGTGCTCGCCGTGGTGCTGGTGGTGAAGCGGGAGCGGCTGCCGCGCGGGGCGCGCACCTGGGCGCACCTGGCCGTCGCCGCCTTCTTCCTGAACGCCCTGCCCTTCTCGCTCTTCGCCTACGCCGAGCTGACGATCTCCTCGACGCTCGCGGGCATCTGCAACGCCACCTCGCCGCTGTGGGGCATGGTGCTGGCCGTGGTCGCGGTCTCCGACGACCGCCCGACCCGACGCCGGGTGGCCGGTCTCGGGCTCGGCTTCGTCGGGGTACTGATCGTGCTCGGTGCCTGGCAGGGCTTCTCCGGGCAGGACCCGGCGGGCACCGTCATGGCGCTGGTCGCCTCGCTCAGCTACGCGGTGGGCTGGCTGTACGTGCGCCGCACGCTGACCGGCACCGGCGACTCGAACCTGGCGATGTCCGGCGCCCAGCTGACGCTCGGCACCGCACAGCTCGCCGTCGTCGCCCCGCTGTTCGCCCCGGAGCCGGACTCCTTCCCGCTGCTGCCGCTGCTGTCCGTGGTCGCCCTCGGCGCGCTCGGCACCGGCCTCGCCTTCCTCCTCCAGTACGGGCTGGTCGCGGAGGTCGGCCCGACCACCGCGTTGATGGTCACCTACTTCATCCCGGTCATCGCCACCGCCGCCGGCGTGGCCCTCCTCGGCGAGCACCTCAGCTGGAACACCCCGGTCGGCGCGCTGATCGTGTTGGCGGGTGCCGCGCTGACCCAGACCCGCCCGCGATCCAAGGCCCCACGGGCGGCCACCGAGACCGCCTGA
- a CDS encoding aminotransferase class I/II-fold pyridoxal phosphate-dependent enzyme gives MLGEYRIEGRRAAEIAASVERGVGSGGLLPGQPLPPMRELATELGVNPNTVAAAYRTLRERGVIETAGRRGSRVRSRPASTWREEIRVEPPEGVRDVAGGNPDPALLPPLAEAFVAAAARAAADPVLYGAAPVVPELDRLARAGLDADGVPAGPLAVTSGALDAIERVLAAHLRPGDAVAVEDPGWGSLLDLIPALGLRPIPVAVDDEGPLPEAVEGALERGARALLVTSRAQNPTGASVGAARARELRAVLAAHPGTLLVEDDHGHGIVDLSLHPLAGGTEHWAFVRSVAKAYGPDLRLAVLTGDEITVDRVSGRQRLGPGWVSHLLQEAVVRLWRAGAVDPAAVAASYGARRDALVTALRARRIAAHGRSGMNVWVPVPDETGAVARLLQSGWAVAPGARFRLDSPPGVRVTVSPLGLGDDIEALADAVAEAVAGPRGRASVGRFG, from the coding sequence GTGCTAGGAGAGTATCGGATCGAAGGGCGTCGCGCAGCCGAGATCGCGGCGAGCGTGGAGCGCGGGGTGGGCTCGGGCGGGCTGCTCCCCGGCCAACCACTGCCACCCATGCGGGAGTTGGCCACGGAGCTGGGGGTCAATCCCAATACCGTCGCGGCCGCCTATCGCACCCTCCGCGAGCGCGGGGTGATCGAGACCGCCGGGCGTCGGGGGAGTCGGGTGCGCTCGCGCCCGGCGAGCACCTGGCGCGAGGAGATCCGGGTGGAGCCCCCCGAGGGGGTGCGGGACGTCGCCGGCGGCAACCCCGACCCGGCGCTGCTGCCTCCGCTCGCCGAGGCGTTCGTGGCGGCCGCGGCGCGCGCCGCGGCGGACCCGGTGCTGTACGGGGCGGCGCCGGTGGTGCCGGAGCTGGACCGGCTGGCCCGGGCCGGGCTGGACGCCGACGGCGTGCCGGCGGGTCCGCTCGCCGTCACCTCCGGCGCGCTCGACGCGATCGAGCGGGTGCTCGCCGCCCATCTGCGGCCCGGGGACGCCGTCGCGGTGGAGGATCCCGGCTGGGGCAGCCTGCTCGACCTGATCCCGGCGCTCGGGCTGCGGCCGATCCCGGTCGCGGTGGACGACGAAGGACCGCTGCCGGAGGCGGTCGAGGGCGCGCTTGAGCGGGGGGCGCGGGCGCTGCTGGTCACCTCCCGCGCGCAGAACCCGACCGGGGCGTCGGTCGGCGCGGCGCGCGCCCGTGAGCTGCGCGCCGTCCTGGCCGCCCACCCCGGCACCCTGCTGGTCGAGGACGACCACGGCCACGGCATCGTGGACCTGTCCCTGCACCCCCTGGCGGGCGGCACCGAGCACTGGGCGTTCGTCCGCTCCGTCGCCAAGGCGTACGGGCCGGATCTGCGGCTCGCGGTGCTGACCGGTGACGAGATCACCGTCGACCGGGTGTCCGGTCGGCAGCGGCTCGGTCCGGGCTGGGTCAGCCATCTGCTCCAGGAGGCGGTGGTGCGGCTGTGGCGCGCCGGCGCCGTGGACCCCGCAGCGGTCGCCGCCTCCTACGGGGCTCGGCGGGACGCCCTGGTCACCGCGTTGCGTGCGCGACGGATCGCCGCGCACGGGCGCAGCGGGATGAACGTGTGGGTGCCGGTCCCCGACGAGACCGGCGCCGTCGCGCGGCTGCTCCAGTCGGGCTGGGCGGTCGCGCCCGGCGCGCGCTTCCGCCTGGACTCGCCGCCGGGTGTCCGGGTGACCGTCTCCCCGCTGGGTCTCGGCGACGACATCGAGGCGCTGGCGGACGCGGTGGCGGAGGCGGTGGCGGGCCCGCGCGGACGGGCGTCGGTGGGGCGCTTCGGCTGA
- a CDS encoding pyridoxamine 5'-phosphate oxidase family protein, with the protein MSDTSTAAGYAPTERTVPTRARERASYDRELVHAILDAEYVCHLGFVRDGAPVVLPTLYGRVGERLYVHGSTGSRPLRTAGRSEQGMPVCLTVTHVDGLVLARSAFHHSINYRCVVVHGLAHPVTDEAEQRAALDALVDHVLPGRAADSRPANAKELAATAVLRIDLDEVSAKIRTGGPNDDPEDLALPHWSGVLPVARTYGTPLPADDLAPGIPVPGYVTGRR; encoded by the coding sequence ATGAGCGACACCAGCACCGCCGCCGGCTACGCACCGACCGAGCGGACCGTGCCCACCCGCGCCCGTGAGCGCGCGTCGTACGACCGCGAGCTGGTGCATGCGATTCTCGACGCGGAGTACGTCTGTCACCTCGGCTTCGTGCGCGACGGGGCGCCGGTCGTGCTGCCGACCCTCTACGGCCGCGTCGGTGAGCGACTCTATGTGCACGGCTCGACCGGCTCCCGTCCGCTGCGGACGGCCGGGCGGAGCGAGCAGGGCATGCCGGTGTGTCTGACCGTCACCCATGTCGACGGCCTGGTCCTGGCGCGGTCCGCCTTCCACCACTCCATCAACTACCGCTGTGTGGTCGTGCACGGCCTCGCCCACCCGGTGACCGACGAGGCCGAGCAGCGCGCCGCCCTGGACGCGCTGGTCGACCACGTGCTGCCGGGGCGGGCGGCCGACTCCCGCCCGGCCAACGCCAAGGAGCTCGCCGCCACCGCGGTGCTCCGCATCGACCTCGACGAGGTCTCCGCCAAGATCCGCACCGGCGGCCCCAACGACGATCCGGAGGACCTCGCGCTGCCGCACTGGAGCGGCGTACTGCCGGTCGCGCGGACCTACGGCACCCCGCTGCCCGCCGACGACCTGGCACCCGGGATTCCGGTGCCCGGATACGTCACCGGTCGGCGCTGA
- a CDS encoding EamA family transporter, with protein MLYVTIAATTWGTAGAAAALLYGGSGLGPLALTFWRTLGGLLLLLAARALRARLAAGSPAAAPRPVESRPVESPLRRVNRILVTGLGLTVFQAAYFWAVEATGLAVATVVTLGAAPVLVALCGRLLLGERLGAGGVLAVAGALTGLAVLVLGSEGTGAVRPVGVALALLSAAGYSTMTVYNRCLGRAGRAADPYATALTSFAVCTVSVFPFALAEGLLPQEQDLGRTIALMVYIAAIPTALAYGLYFAGLTAIRGTTATVITLIEPVTAAVIAVTLLGEHLTAATVLGTAVLLAAVAGLAVTEARASTPVRDRESELQGAPVAGESGVAVRPAEDSAAEAPGVGGLVAGGLTARKVTAEEDSTRPAPMPAG; from the coding sequence ATGCTCTACGTCACCATCGCCGCCACCACCTGGGGCACCGCCGGCGCCGCCGCCGCGCTGCTGTACGGCGGCAGCGGGCTCGGGCCGCTCGCGCTGACCTTCTGGCGCACCCTGGGCGGCCTGCTGCTGCTCCTCGCCGCGCGGGCGCTGCGCGCCCGGCTCGCCGCCGGGTCCCCGGCCGCCGCCCCGCGTCCGGTCGAGTCGCGTCCGGTCGAGTCGCCCCTGCGCCGCGTCAACCGGATCCTGGTCACCGGCCTCGGCCTGACCGTCTTCCAGGCGGCGTACTTCTGGGCCGTCGAGGCGACCGGGCTGGCGGTCGCCACCGTCGTCACCCTCGGCGCGGCGCCGGTGCTGGTGGCGCTGTGCGGCCGGCTGCTCCTGGGCGAGCGACTCGGCGCCGGCGGGGTGCTGGCGGTCGCCGGCGCGCTCACCGGGCTGGCCGTGCTGGTCCTCGGCAGCGAGGGGACGGGGGCGGTACGGCCGGTCGGCGTCGCCCTCGCCCTGCTGTCGGCGGCCGGCTACTCCACCATGACCGTCTACAACCGCTGCCTGGGCCGGGCGGGCCGGGCCGCCGATCCCTACGCCACGGCGTTGACCTCGTTCGCCGTGTGCACGGTGAGCGTGTTCCCGTTCGCCCTCGCCGAGGGGCTGCTGCCGCAGGAGCAGGACCTCGGCCGCACGATCGCGCTGATGGTCTACATCGCCGCGATTCCCACCGCGCTCGCCTACGGGCTGTACTTCGCGGGTCTCACCGCGATACGCGGGACCACCGCCACCGTCATCACCCTGATCGAGCCGGTCACGGCCGCCGTGATCGCGGTGACGCTGTTGGGCGAGCACCTGACCGCCGCGACCGTGCTCGGCACCGCCGTGCTGCTGGCGGCGGTCGCGGGCCTGGCGGTGACCGAGGCCCGGGCGTCCACCCCGGTCCGGGACCGGGAGTCGGAGCTCCAGGGCGCCCCGGTCGCCGGGGAGTCGGGGGTGGCGGTTCGGCCGGCCGAGGACTCGGCGGCCGAGGCCCCGGGGGTCGGGGGCCTGGTGGCCGGTGGTCTGACGGCCCGCAAGGTGACGGCCGAGGAGGACTCCACCCGGCCGGCTCCGATGCCGGCCGGCTGA
- a CDS encoding DMT family transporter encodes MQASQGRSAGLGLALVSALAFGGSGVAAKPLIEAGLEPLHVTWLRVVGAALVLLPVAWRHRDLPRRRPALLAGFGLLAVAGVQACYFAAISRIPVGVALLVEYLGPALLLGWVRFVQRRPVSRAAAVGVVLAVGGLACVVEVWSGLRFDTLGLVLGLAAACCQASYFVLADLGGEGEDAADPLGVLAYGMLIGAVALTAVARPWNLDWSTLAGRADMDGVRVPAVLLLAWIVLVATVVAYLTGVKAVRQLSPQIAGVVAYLEAVVACVLAWVLLGEKLGLAQIAGGVVVLAGAFIAQTSTPKKPSPEPVAGSWPTPAERAPAAVPAEAGAGHDDPAGRAGDPAGRAGERAVG; translated from the coding sequence ATGCAAGCGTCTCAGGGGAGAAGTGCCGGCCTGGGTCTCGCCCTGGTCTCGGCACTCGCGTTCGGTGGATCGGGTGTCGCGGCCAAGCCGCTGATCGAGGCTGGCCTGGAACCGCTCCATGTCACCTGGCTACGGGTGGTCGGTGCCGCGCTGGTGCTGCTCCCCGTCGCCTGGCGCCACCGCGATCTGCCGCGCCGTCGCCCCGCGCTGCTCGCCGGCTTCGGGCTGCTGGCCGTCGCCGGCGTCCAGGCCTGCTACTTCGCGGCCATCTCGCGCATCCCCGTCGGCGTCGCGCTGCTGGTGGAGTACCTGGGCCCGGCGCTCCTGCTCGGCTGGGTGCGGTTCGTCCAGCGCCGCCCGGTCAGCCGCGCCGCCGCCGTCGGCGTCGTCCTCGCGGTCGGCGGCCTCGCCTGCGTGGTCGAGGTGTGGTCCGGACTGCGCTTCGACACCCTCGGGTTGGTGCTCGGCCTGGCCGCGGCCTGCTGCCAGGCCAGCTACTTCGTCCTCGCCGACCTGGGCGGGGAGGGCGAGGACGCGGCGGACCCGCTCGGCGTCCTCGCCTACGGAATGCTCATCGGCGCCGTCGCGCTCACCGCGGTGGCCCGCCCCTGGAACCTCGACTGGTCCACGCTGGCCGGCCGCGCCGACATGGACGGCGTCCGGGTGCCCGCGGTGCTGCTGCTCGCCTGGATCGTGCTGGTGGCGACCGTCGTCGCCTACCTCACCGGGGTGAAGGCCGTCCGGCAGCTGTCGCCGCAGATCGCCGGCGTGGTGGCGTACCTGGAGGCGGTCGTCGCCTGTGTCCTCGCCTGGGTCCTGCTCGGCGAGAAGCTGGGCCTCGCACAGATCGCCGGCGGGGTCGTGGTGCTCGCCGGCGCCTTCATCGCGCAGACCTCCACACCCAAGAAGCCGTCCCCGGAGCCGGTGGCCGGGTCCTGGCCGACTCCGGCGGAGCGCGCGCCCGCGGCCGTCCCCGCGGAGGCCGGCGCCGGCCACGACGATCCCGCAGGCCGGGCCGGCGATCCCGCAGGCCGGGCCGGCGAAAGGGCCGTGGGCTAG
- a CDS encoding Clp protease N-terminal domain-containing protein has product MQSRPPFSVAPARRAQEPELSVELAAVVASARRRAFRDGDRHIDTAHLLHGLLEADPEVRDAFDGGPSQVARLLGYLVQRTIGYGLRWSGTVEDSGAVPIVRLGDREAGCPGWSPAAASAMDGAWARARGRGAGRAEGLDLLALLARDGECRAAEVLRRAGVDPDVLVEALDGPTCQQSTG; this is encoded by the coding sequence GTGCAAAGTCGCCCACCCTTCTCCGTCGCGCCGGCCAGGCGCGCCCAGGAGCCCGAGCTCAGCGTCGAGTTGGCGGCGGTGGTCGCGAGCGCCCGACGGCGGGCCTTCCGTGACGGCGACCGACATATCGACACGGCGCATCTGCTGCACGGCCTGCTGGAGGCCGACCCGGAGGTGCGGGACGCCTTCGACGGAGGGCCGTCTCAGGTGGCCCGACTGCTCGGCTATCTCGTCCAGCGGACCATCGGCTACGGCCTGCGCTGGAGCGGCACCGTGGAGGACTCCGGCGCGGTGCCGATCGTACGACTCGGGGACCGGGAGGCCGGCTGCCCCGGATGGTCGCCGGCCGCGGCCTCGGCCATGGACGGCGCGTGGGCCCGCGCCCGGGGGCGCGGCGCCGGGCGCGCCGAGGGGCTGGATCTGCTGGCGCTGCTCGCCCGGGACGGCGAGTGCCGCGCCGCCGAGGTGCTGCGGCGGGCGGGCGTGGACCCGGACGTGCTGGTGGAGGCGTTGGACGGGCCGACCTGCCAGCAGTCAACGGGGTGA
- a CDS encoding glycoside hydrolase family 3 N-terminal domain-containing protein: MSVRVSLPARWRTVTARRATAAGRRHPALVFALVTACAAGVALAPAGPARAGAPRYLDAGAPVAERVRDLLGRMTLDEKIGQMDQIAVIRMQGDCEWSGGELDEACMKTVLDDHAVGSVLSGGGMGPSRNTPADWAAMVNAVQRYAVRNSRLHIPVLYGVDAVHGHNNVLGATVFPHQIGLGATWDPRTVRETSASTARAVAATGIDWNFSPVADLARDQRWGRYYETYGEDPLLAGELAAAGVEGIETARGAKRVAATVKHFAGYSEPSNGHDRVPADVSPRYLQDTLLPPYRRAVEAGARTVMVNSGALNGVPATSSRHLLTTVLRERWGFTGVTVSDWEDVRALQTKYKIAADYPEAIALAVNAGVDMAMEPFDAKGFSEGLRTAVDRGLVSPRRVDEAAGRVLRLKFELGLFEDPYVDPAEADAAVLGADKDLARRAAADSQVLLRNTAHQGRDTLPIADSAKKIVVAGSYADDINGQVGGWTIGWQGVPEGVELPGTTVLEGIRAAAPAAARVVHAESAEDAAREATDADVTVVVVGERPGAEGGADTPRPELSAAQQALVKRVADAGRPVVVVVLAGRPLALGDAAGTGGLLMSWLPGTEGGHAVADVLFGKVNPSGRLPVSWPRRVGNEPMYYQQLPGTNGGAESAYDAAYAFGAGLSYTDYAVDAVTAERASVRPGAPVRLKVTVSNDGSRAGDLVVPVHVSRPVSDVLAPPRKLAAFTRVHLTPGQSRTVTLTVPARALAVTPGDLDGADAPRVERGRHVFTAGQRTAEVTVR; the protein is encoded by the coding sequence ATGTCTGTACGTGTGTCCCTGCCCGCCCGCTGGAGAACCGTGACCGCCCGCCGCGCGACCGCGGCCGGACGTCGCCACCCCGCCCTCGTCTTCGCGCTGGTCACCGCCTGCGCGGCCGGGGTCGCCCTCGCCCCCGCCGGACCCGCCCGGGCCGGCGCGCCCCGCTATCTCGACGCCGGCGCCCCCGTGGCCGAGCGGGTGCGGGACCTGCTGGGCCGGATGACGCTGGACGAGAAGATCGGCCAGATGGACCAGATCGCCGTGATCCGCATGCAGGGCGACTGCGAGTGGAGCGGCGGCGAGCTCGACGAAGCCTGCATGAAGACCGTGCTGGACGACCACGCCGTCGGCTCCGTGCTCTCCGGCGGCGGGATGGGGCCGTCGCGCAACACGCCCGCCGACTGGGCGGCGATGGTCAACGCGGTCCAGCGCTACGCCGTGCGGAACTCGCGGCTGCACATCCCGGTGCTCTACGGCGTGGACGCGGTCCACGGCCACAACAACGTGCTGGGCGCCACCGTCTTCCCGCACCAGATCGGCCTCGGCGCCACCTGGGACCCGAGGACCGTGCGGGAGACGAGCGCGTCCACCGCCCGCGCCGTCGCCGCCACCGGCATCGACTGGAACTTCTCGCCCGTCGCCGACCTCGCCCGCGACCAGCGCTGGGGCCGCTACTACGAGACCTACGGCGAAGACCCGCTGCTGGCCGGCGAGCTCGCCGCGGCCGGCGTCGAGGGCATCGAGACCGCCCGCGGCGCCAAACGGGTCGCCGCCACCGTCAAGCACTTCGCCGGCTACTCCGAGCCCTCCAACGGCCATGACCGAGTGCCCGCCGACGTCTCCCCGCGCTACCTCCAGGACACCCTGCTGCCGCCCTACCGCAGGGCCGTCGAGGCGGGGGCCAGGACGGTGATGGTCAACTCGGGAGCGCTCAACGGCGTCCCGGCCACCTCCTCGCGCCACCTCCTCACCACGGTGCTGCGCGAGCGGTGGGGCTTCACCGGCGTCACGGTCTCCGACTGGGAGGACGTACGGGCCCTCCAGACCAAGTACAAGATCGCGGCCGACTATCCGGAGGCCATCGCGCTGGCCGTCAACGCCGGGGTCGACATGGCCATGGAGCCCTTCGACGCCAAGGGCTTCAGCGAGGGGCTGCGGACCGCGGTGGACCGCGGGCTGGTCTCCCCGCGGCGCGTCGACGAGGCCGCCGGTCGGGTGCTGCGGCTGAAGTTCGAACTCGGCCTCTTCGAGGACCCGTACGTCGACCCCGCCGAGGCCGACGCGGCGGTGCTCGGCGCCGACAAGGACCTGGCCCGGCGCGCCGCGGCCGACTCCCAGGTGCTGCTGCGCAACACGGCGCACCAGGGCAGGGACACGCTGCCGATCGCCGACTCCGCGAAGAAGATCGTGGTGGCCGGGTCGTACGCGGACGACATCAACGGCCAGGTGGGCGGCTGGACCATCGGCTGGCAGGGGGTGCCGGAGGGCGTCGAACTGCCCGGCACCACGGTCCTGGAGGGCATCAGGGCGGCGGCGCCCGCGGCCGCGCGGGTGGTGCACGCCGAGTCCGCCGAGGACGCCGCGCGCGAGGCGACCGACGCGGACGTCACGGTGGTGGTCGTGGGCGAACGCCCGGGCGCCGAGGGCGGGGCGGACACCCCGCGCCCGGAGCTCTCCGCCGCGCAGCAGGCGCTGGTCAAGCGGGTCGCCGACGCCGGACGGCCGGTCGTGGTCGTCGTCCTGGCGGGCCGCCCGCTGGCGCTCGGCGACGCGGCGGGCACCGGCGGGCTGCTGATGTCCTGGCTGCCGGGCACGGAGGGCGGGCACGCGGTGGCCGACGTGCTGTTCGGCAAGGTCAACCCGAGCGGTCGGCTGCCGGTCTCCTGGCCCAGGCGGGTGGGCAACGAGCCGATGTACTACCAGCAGCTCCCCGGCACCAACGGGGGAGCGGAGTCCGCCTATGACGCGGCGTACGCCTTCGGCGCCGGGCTCTCCTACACCGACTACGCCGTCGACGCCGTGACCGCCGAGCGCGCCTCCGTACGCCCCGGCGCCCCGGTCCGACTGAAGGTCACTGTCTCCAACGACGGCTCCCGGGCGGGTGACCTCGTGGTCCCGGTCCATGTCTCCCGCCCCGTCAGCGACGTGCTGGCCCCGCCCCGGAAGCTCGCCGCCTTCACCAGGGTCCACCTCACCCCGGGCCAGTCCCGCACGGTCACCCTCACCGTCCCCGCCCGCGCCCTCGCGGTCACCCCGGGCGACCTCGACGGGGCCGACGCCCCACGGGTCGAGCGCGGCCGTCACGTCTTCACGGCGGGGCAGCGCACCGCGGAGGTCACGGTGCGGTGA
- a CDS encoding PadR family transcriptional regulator: protein MRSRGRHHGHEHCGPGWGDFQGERAAFGPFGPPFGGPPFGGRGWGGPRGRARRGDVRASILALLRDRPMHGYEMIQEIAERSGGAWKPSPGSVYPTLQLLEDEGLISSESEGGKKLFALTETGRSEAEAGPEAPWQEAGRGVDWEAMQEIRQAGFGLMEAFTQVWKTGTPEQRQQAIAAINDARKRLYLILAEED, encoded by the coding sequence ATGCGTTCACGTGGGAGGCACCACGGGCACGAGCACTGCGGGCCCGGCTGGGGCGACTTCCAGGGAGAGCGGGCCGCCTTCGGTCCGTTCGGGCCGCCCTTCGGCGGTCCTCCGTTCGGCGGCCGCGGTTGGGGCGGTCCGCGCGGCCGCGCCCGGCGCGGCGATGTGCGGGCCTCGATCCTGGCGCTGCTGCGGGACCGGCCGATGCACGGCTACGAGATGATCCAGGAGATCGCCGAGCGCAGCGGCGGCGCGTGGAAGCCGAGCCCCGGCTCGGTCTACCCCACCCTGCAGCTCCTGGAGGACGAGGGGCTGATCAGCAGCGAGAGCGAGGGCGGCAAGAAGCTGTTCGCGCTCACCGAGACCGGTCGCTCCGAGGCCGAGGCGGGACCCGAGGCCCCGTGGCAGGAGGCCGGCCGGGGTGTCGACTGGGAGGCGATGCAGGAGATCCGCCAGGCCGGGTTCGGGCTGATGGAGGCGTTCACGCAGGTCTGGAAGACCGGCACCCCGGAGCAGCGGCAGCAGGCGATCGCGGCCATCAACGACGCCCGCAAGCGGCTCTATCTGATCCTCGCCGAGGAGGACTGA